Below is a window of Eschrichtius robustus isolate mEscRob2 chromosome 13, mEscRob2.pri, whole genome shotgun sequence DNA.
CCTTCGTTGACCATCTCTTTGTGCCAGGCGTTGTGCTAGGCATGTACATTACTCATTTAATCCACAAAGCAGTCCAGAGAAGTAGTAGTTATTATCAACCCCATCACAGGGGAGGGAGCTGAgaaccagagaggttaagcagcttGCCCAATATCACACAGCTAGCACATAGCAGAGCTAAGATGGGAACCTAGGTCTTGGTGGTCCTGAGCTGTCTTCACCACGACAGGCTTCCTCCTCTTCTGCAGCTGCCCACCTCTCCATGAGATGAGAGACTTGGAAAAATCAGTTCAGTTCAGTCCAATTCAGAAAAcagttattgagcatctgctctaCGCCAGGCCCGGACAGGTGCCAGACCAGTGACAAGGAAGGTTGCTGACTCAAGGTCTGGTGGGAAAGATAGGTGTGTGAACTAGGCAGTATCTAACTTCAGCATAATGATTGAACGAGGCGGCATggagtagagaaagaaacagtacttctattttctctttctgaaagagTAAAGAAATATATTATGAACAGTGTACAGAATAAATTAGAATAAAGTGAATACCTACTCAGCTGCCatccaggtcaagaaatagagtACTTCCTGCTCCAGAAGTTCCCATGTGACTCTCCCatcatcccctccctcccttaaGAAGTAACCACCATCCTGACTTTTGTGataattatttccttctttttctttatagtatTAGCACCTATGTATGCATCCTAATCAATATTacttaattttgcctgtttttgaggTTTATATAAACGGAATGACACTGTATTACCCTTTTGTGTCTTACTTATTTTGCTCAACTTCTTGTTTGTGAGAGAGATCCAAATTGTTGCAcataactgtcttttttttttaataaatttatttatttattttatgtatttacttttgactgcgttgggtcttcgttgctgtgcacgggctttctctagttgcggtgagctggggctactcttcattgcagtgcgtgggcttctatTGCCGTGGCttttcttgctgtggagcatgggctccaggtgcgcaggcttcagtagttgtcggcccctcccccaaccctcacACCTGGGACTTGCCCTGTCTGGAAACTCCCAGAACCTaggcttcctccctcccctgccagcTCCCACCAACATCCCTGGCTCAGTCTCAGAGTCTCAGAGCACCTGCTGGTGCTGTTGCTGCTTCCCTACGTCTCCTTAGGGACCACATGGGAGCCTGAAGCAGCCGTTCTGGCCTTCAGGGCTGGAGAGTGATGGGCAGTTGTCAGGTGCCTGGAGCtcaagaaatacttttttttttttttaatttatttatttatttttggctgcattgggtcttcgttgcattgcgccggcttctcattgtggtggcttctcttgttgcagagcatgggctctatgcgtgcgggcttcagtagttgtggtatgcggactcagtagttgtggcgcacgggcttggttgctccgcggcatgtgggatcttcctggaccagggctcgaacccgtgtcccctgcattggcaggcggattcttaaacactgtgccaccagggaagtccccaagaaatACTTTTTGATTGAATAAAGGGGAAGACTTCAGAGATGATGGGACCTCACCaggtggagaaaaagagaaaaggcactgggggcagaaggaaGAGTGTACACaaaggcactgggggcagaaggaaGAGTGTACACAAAGGACTGGAGGCATGGAAGTGCACATGATATTTGGAGGACGGGTTCTGGTCTGGTGCCCTTGGTGGGTTCTCAGTGGCggggaggggagcaggcaggCCGGGAAGGGGAGGGCTAGCTGGGGAGGTCTGAGCTCCTGCAGGCTCAGAGAGGATCAGCAGTGTCTTAGGTTTAATCCTGCCCACACCCCTGCTCCCCACAGTCCCCCCTctgaccccacccctgccctccccttcaCCCAACCCCCCAGCCTGGCCGCTCCTGCAGCTGAATGGACTTCTCTCTGGGCCTACGTTTGGGGCCTCGGAACAAGAAGGCCAGCCACCAACAGCCCCCTCCACCCTCCGGGCACGGCCCACCAGCTGCCTCCCCTTGTCTGTCCTGCCCCCCCTCCGCCTGtgcctgcccctgccctggctgTCCCCCTCCCAGCTGCTCCGGCACCACCTATCCCTATTACGCAGCTCCCTGCCCCTCCTGTCCTGGCCTCCCTGGCCCACCCTGTACCTGCCCCTGCCCGCCCTGCCCTGCCTGTGCCCCCTTGACTTGTCCCCTCAGTTCCTGCAGCCCCTGCTCTGCTCCGCATTTGACCTGCTGccacccctctccctgccccatgtACCCTTGCTCCAGGGGTCAAGCCGCCTGTTCCAGCTCCTGCTTGGGCTGCAGTGACAGCTGCGGCCATGGCCGGGGGGCTGCCCAGGGACCTCCAGGCTCTGCTGGCCGCTGCAGCTGCTGCTTCAGGAGACACCGCACCTCTCGACACTGTCTGATAGTCTAGCTGGGCTGTTGCCCCTTGAGAGATTGCCAGTCTTCCAGGGCACTTCTGCAGCTGCTTCCTCAGGGAGGAGGCAGAAGCTCTGGAGGACGGAGAAGGATCAGCTGGACCCCTCACccaggcagggagaggaggcTGGCTGCTCAGGTCCCCCGGCCTTCTCCTCAGTCCCGGGAGTGAGAGCGGGACATCTGCTTTGAAGCTAGTTTCTGGGCATGCTCTCATTGGTTCCAGAGCCTCCTCTTCTGCAACTTCTGGAATGGAAAGTGTTCTTCTCACAGCCTCTCCCATGGCCCCTGAAGGTGAGCAAGTTGGCCATTTTCCCCTCTAGCCAGCCTCCCCTGGAGACCCTTCCTGGCTCATCTTCTCTGCAGTTTGCATGGATAAGATGGATTCTTCCTCCAGAGGCGACAGGGGATCCTTTGTCCAGGGACCACTTTTCTTGCCCTGTGGACCTCCACCCATATCCTTAAATGACCCAAGAATCTCTGAATCCCTTACCTCTCATCATGAGCCTGGTAAGGAAGGTCAGTGGCTCTTGGACCAGAAGAAGAGGCTGAGCAGAGAATTCTTGGTTCCTCCCTCCCCTTGGATATCATGACATCCTTCATGGTCCTTTGCTTCTAGGAACCTGGCGCTCTCTACCTGGATGTCTTATCTCTCAAATCTCTGAGTGCTCGCCCAGCCGCATGACCTCAATCTTCCAGCGATAATCCCATCTGTTACATCCATGCTCATCTGGCAGGGGGGTGATGGAAGCTGGGAACCCTTGACTCAGGTTCCCAATGATCCCATCCACACATAGCTAGTCATAAGTCCGCTgtccctgggggtggggctggggctgggggtttGGAGAAGCCACCAAGAGGAAGCTGGAAGTGATAGACCCTGGCATCTGCGTGGGACTGGATCTTAAGCTGAGAGCCCCTAAGCACCCCTCCACATTCCCCAAGTTCTCTGACACTGGTCTGCTTCAATCTTCTCTTTCTCAACCTCCTTCTCTGGAACcctttgttctttcctttctatCTCTGTTTATCCTTCTGCTTATCCTTCCTTCTAGCTTTCTGCACCACTCTCTccacttctgtttccttttttctatcaCCTGGACTTTCTGCCTTCACCTAACTTGTGTCTCTTCATCTGTTTCCCCCACTCATCTCTCCCTTTCCCCATCTAATTTAAaatcttgttttcttcctttttttaaaaaaagtaaatttatttatttatttttggctgcgttgggtcttcgttgtgggctttctctagttgcggagagcaggggctactctttgttgtggtgcgtgggctctacgcacaggggcttcagtagctgtggctcgggctctagagcgcaggctcaatagttgagctcaggctctagagcgcaggctcagtagtttcagcacatgggcttagttgctccaccgcatgtgggatcttcctggactagggatcaaacccacgccccctgcattggcaggtggattcttaaccactgcgccaccagggaagtccctcttccttGGTCTTTTGATTTacttcctgcctctctccttttctgtcctattctgcttctgggtgcaAGTCGTTCTCgatctctttcatttctatttccctTTCTGTCTTTGTTCCTGTCTTCTGGGTCCAGCTGTTTTTCAATTCCTATCGCTCTTTCTGCCTCCCCAATatctggttttctctctctctctctttgggtCCTGCAGCTGCCTGCACACCAGGCCTATGTCATGCCAATCTCATTGCTGCCCAAGGGCCAGGACACCAAGTCCTCCATTGTCTATCTGTCCCCCAAACACCCCATGCCCTGGAGTGAGTGAGCGCTGGACAGAGCTACCAGAATAGACCCTTCTTCCCCTGCCCACTGTCCAGGCCATCCATCCCTACTCAGCTCTAAgcccaaaacttttaaaaaatgaagtttttcTCCCAACTTCATATTCTGAAAATtggcaactaaaaagaaaaagaattatgcATTTATGCTGCCTGTCCtgtgtaaattatatttcaggGTGGCCAAATAGCTCTAAGTGGTGGAGAAAACTTATTTACAGAAGAACTCCAGCTAATGTAGAAGGAATATGCaattagaaaaatcaccattttgcaaccccTAATGAAATAATTGATCAAAGCAAGAATCGTCAATGGATGAAACCAAGGATGGTGGTTGATGGAGAACTTTACAATGAAGGAATAAGGCTGTCACTACCTGACCCCACTGATGAATCTCAGCATCGCTAAAAACGGCACAACCACATGCCGTGTACCTCCTGATATGATGCAGTCTGAAGCACTCAGCACCACCTGTGAAGGACTCCtgccaaacaaagaaacaaacaaaaaaactgaacatGATTCTAATCAAACCTCTAGAGCTAACCTCCATTTAATGAGAAATATGGGGGGTGGAGGAACAAATTAAATGACACAACAAGGAAGTAAGAAAACATATCCAGAACGTGGGACATTCTAAAGGAGATCTGACTGAATTTCTTCAACTAGTCAatggctggtggtggtggtgggggggagacCTTGTTTGGTTCCTGATTGGGACCACCCAATTGTAAAGAGACATTTTTAGACTGTTGGAAACATTTAATTATGAACTGAGTACTTACAATGCCAAGGAATCTGTGTTGATTTTGTTAAATGTGAAAATGGCTTTGAGGTTATGTAAGAAAAGGTCCGTATTTCCTAGAGATGCATACTGAAGTATGGAGTGAAGTGatgtatttaaaagtattttggcaaacaaaaaatgaaaggaGAAGAAGGAACAAAGGGACAAAAATCAATATTGTTGAATTAAGTATATAGGGTTTCATAGAACTATGCTCTCTACCTTTATGTATGTTTGAACATTTTCATAGTAGAAGTTTTAAATGATGCTCCTCTGGTAAGCAGGGTTCCTAGTAATTCCCAGAGCATCCTCCCCACCTGCCCTGAAAGCCAGACTTCCCCTGTGACTCCCCACACACAGACCCCAGCCCTCCTTGCCCTCTACTAGAAGTGTGTCCTAGAGATGGAATTGCCCTCCCAGGCTGTCCTTTATCCCCTTCAGTCCCCTGCTGCTCAGCTGGCACATTTCCCATGTGTAGGAGCTGTGAAGCACAGCTTCGAGGGGCCAGGGGAACCTTAAAGAGTTAACATATTTTGAATAGGTCCTacaataaaagtaatccaaaataATGTAATCTTCCTTAAAGTCTCTCTTTGTCAGGTGCTTCTGAGCAAAATGCAACTCAATaatggagagcactggcctccatCCTGGAAAACAGAAGACAAAGCACGTAAGGCCATCCTGTCCCACTCCCTGCCTTCATTCAGGATGACCTCCTCCCTCAAAGATAAGACCACCAGGAACTGAGAGACTGGGTGTCAGGAGTTCAAGGGGTTTCAGTCCAGGATCAGAATGGAAGGCCATTTGGATCCCTCATGCCCTCACTCACTGAATGACCTTGGGAAATCATGATTTTTGAGTCTTCGTGTTTCTAGACAAATGCATGGGAACCAATACCTTTTCTACTCTCTAGAAGTTTGCCAGTTAGGGATAAAGGCACCTTGGAACTTGTAGGATATAAATCTCAGCTGTTTACTTTATCATAAGAAAGTATTTCTCAAGTTATAATTCCAGATTCTCCCACCCTCTACCCTCCAAGCTTTAGTATAAAGAAAACCAACATTTGCTAATCACCTGTGCAGGTGGGTGAACCCATTTAATCTTCTTAGAAATCATGAGTGTGGAACTGGAAAGATCTGGGTCCCAGTTCTGACTCTACCTCTTACCATGTGACTCTAGTcatgttacttaacctttccAATTCTGAAGGATAATCATAGTAACTACCTAAAGAGTTGTTGTGACAGTTAAACAATTCATCTACAGCAGTTGGCCCAGGCCTTCTTAAGACAGAACTTAGGTACATAATAACTGTTTGATAAGTGTTACCAGCTAATAAAGACCAGCACTTTTTAGAGTATTTTACACGTAttaacttattcattcatttattcatcaaatatttattgaatgtttttatGTACCATTAACCATTTTAAGTACTGGGAATacaagtgaacaaaacagataaaaatctgTAGGGAGAAGAAATAgtaaataagcaaaatatataGTGTGCCAGATGgtgttaagtgctatggagaaaatgcAGCAAAGGAGAACAGAGAGTTGGTAGGGAAGCAGGTAGATTACTGTGGCAGAGGTGGTGGTGTTTTTTCAAACAGGTTGGccaaggaaggcctctctgataaGGTGACACTTGAAGACAGAActgcaggggctgagggagggaactATGTGGATATCTGGGAGAAGAACCAGAACTTTACAGGGCAcagtgtgcaaaggccctggtggTAGCCAGTATAGATGGAGAAGGCGTAGGAAGGAGAATGGTAGGAGATAAGGTCAGAGATGTAGCAGTGGAACAGAGGACAGAGGGTTTTGTAGGCCATTATAATGATTTTGGCTTTTATGCTTTGTGAGATGcgaagccattggagggttttgaggAGATAATACTAGGGCTGGAAAGAGGTTAAATAACGTTTCCAAGGtaacacagctggtaagtggcacagGGTTGGCATCCGGCTCCAAGGCTGAAATTCTTAACCCTTAACTGCCACTGAACTTAGCCTTTTTTATTTGGGCGCTGCTCTCCTGTGACTGCAGACCAAGAAACTGGGACACTGAGAAGTCATATGGCTTGCCCGAGGCCACAGAGCTGGTAAGCGAcagggctgggatttgagccTTGGCCGT
It encodes the following:
- the LOC137775345 gene encoding sperm mitochondrial-associated cysteine-rich protein, coding for MDFSLGLRLGPRNKKASHQQPPPPSGHGPPAASPCLSCPPSACACPCPGCPPPSCSGTTYPYYAAPCPSCPGLPGPPCTCPCPPCPACAPLTCPLSSCSPCSAPHLTCCHPSPCPMYPCSRGQAACSSSCLGCSDSCGHGRGAAQGPPGSAGRCSCCFRRHRTSRHCLIV